The Drosophila innubila isolate TH190305 chromosome 2R unlocalized genomic scaffold, UK_Dinn_1.0 1_C_2R, whole genome shotgun sequence DNA window CTAATGCAGTGTGTATATCTTGCAAAAGTGCAAAGGGATCAAAGCATCGATCGAGCACATTGAGACATAGAATTAATTCAACGTTTTTCAGCTCACGTATCTCAGTAACAACATTAAAGTTAAGCTTCTTCAGTCTCTCTCGCATTGTCCAGCTAGCTTCAGTTGCAAATACTTGCAGCACAGCATTTCCACTTAATTCGGCCACACTGTTTGCCACACGCAGCGAGACTTCACCGTCGCCGGCACCAATGTCCAACAATGTTAtctaaagtaaataaataatcatcaTTATGGCATTTTAAGAGTTGATAAGCAGTTTATTGTACCGTATCAGTTGAAAATCTCGTTGGAAAGCCGCCAGCCTCCAAAAGTTTGTAAAATTGTTCTTCTGACAAAATAAACATGGATCCACGTTTTAAGAGCCCGTTAATATCTGTTTGCGTCATAAAAAACTGCAGCACAGATCTGGCCAAGGCATGCCAAAGATGCATCCATATGTTGGAAGATAACATTTTGGTCCGTTCCAGCcatcttattgttgttgtgtcggGCTGCTTGAGAGCAACAAACTTTGATTGGAATTTGTGAGGTAACTCGCCGTTTAATGTATACCActgcaatataattttattaaaaatataaatatttcatgtctccacataaacatataatatatctgtgtgtgtatgtgcgatACCTGTTGGGTGTCTATATTCTCCAGAAAATTGTCATTATGGAATTTTGCGTGAATCACACGTGCCAAAGTGCCTCTGGGTCGATAAAGGTCCATTGTAAACAATGAATGCTTTTGAAAATCTACATCTGAActgcacacacaaaaaactaCGTGTGTTTTACAATTGTTCAAGAACTAAAGAAGAACTTGTAAATGCCAATAATCTTTTATAGTAAACAAGACgaatacatatgcatttacatatataatacaaatatcgATAATTTTAAGGCTGTCAAGGTAGCGTCGTTAAATAAGTGAATTGCTTTCGCAATGTATTTTATCCCgtttttaaggaaaaaaatgctgtggtattaaatttttagtaaatttatattttaaaattattcgaTTCAATCgtataaagcaaaaaaagttgaattaaatattgattggTATAAACGAATATATCGATAGACTCGATCAAAAAAGACGACGCACCGATGACTCCATTATATTGTACATTGAACAATGTGCATCTCTAAGTTGTATGTGAGATTTttgtatatgaaaataaatataacatgaGTTCTCACAACTTGGCAAATGTAGAAGAAAAAGCTGCCACGGCATGTTTTGATGAACTGCCATATTTGCCCGAAAAGTATCCGGGTAAAGTGTGTTGCCTATGCAATCTTGGGGAGAGAAGTGCGCTGGGTCAAGGAGTCATGTTTCAACTTAAAGTGCCTTCGGATTTCAAAGATAGAAATTCAGTTTATCAATCTAATGACTCGGATAAAGACCTGGATATGAATCGGAAACTGAAGTGTTTTAAGAATAAACCAATTGCCAGTGCTGAAAGTCCATATGAATTGGATAAGATTGGATTCgcagatatt harbors:
- the LOC117784473 gene encoding methyltransferase-like protein 9, translated to MDLYRPRGTLARVIHAKFHNDNFLENIDTQQWYTLNGELPHKFQSKFVALKQPDTTTIRWLERTKMLSSNIWMHLWHALARSVLQFFMTQTDINGLLKRGSMFILSEEQFYKLLEAGGFPTRFSTDTITLLDIGAGDGEVSLRVANSVAELSGNAVLQVFATEASWTMRERLKKLNFNVVTEIRELKNVELILCLNVLDRCFDPFALLQDIHTALAPNGRAVVALVLPYMHYVETNTSHLPLRPLLDNPNKGNGRGGLTFEEEATLFLELLENSGFRVESWTKAPYLCEGDLRQSFYWLIDLIVVLSKKPT